One part of the Streptomyces lydicus genome encodes these proteins:
- a CDS encoding MFS transporter, which translates to MPPADTGASVTDRAAASPQSSTDSSSSAAAPDPEAGKLRPGGPGYRRMSFALFAAGVATFALLYSTQALLPAISGDLRVSPDQASWTVSAATFGLALGVIPLSALSERFGRRTLMTASLTVAAVIALVVPFAPSLGVLIALRAVQGVALAGLPASAMAFLAEEVRAKALVAAIGLFVAGNSIGGMSGRIVTGWVAQAWGWRAALGAVGVLAVVCAVTFRLLVPRARHFAPRAVGPRALARTLGGHLADPLLRRLYGIGALFMTVFGAVYTVIGYRLVAEPFNLPQGIVGSIFVIYLVGTVSSAAAGKLVARVVRRGALYLAVGTTSTGLLLSLSDAVGAVLAGLVLITAGFFAGHAVASSSVSRTAKTARAQASALYQCAYYVGSSLGGALGAAAFRAVGWEGTVLLGLAAMLGAASITLYATRKAMAERRLLHLERAA; encoded by the coding sequence ATGCCTCCCGCTGATACCGGGGCGTCCGTCACCGACCGTGCGGCCGCCTCTCCCCAGTCGTCCACAGACTCCTCTTCCTCCGCCGCCGCGCCCGATCCCGAGGCCGGCAAGCTGCGGCCCGGCGGGCCCGGTTACCGCCGGATGAGCTTCGCCCTCTTCGCGGCCGGGGTGGCCACCTTCGCCCTGCTGTACTCGACGCAGGCACTGCTGCCGGCGATCTCCGGTGACCTCCGGGTGAGCCCGGACCAGGCCAGCTGGACGGTGTCCGCGGCGACCTTCGGGCTGGCGCTCGGAGTGATCCCGCTGAGCGCGCTCTCCGAACGGTTCGGGCGGCGCACGCTGATGACGGCGTCCCTGACGGTGGCCGCGGTGATCGCGCTGGTGGTGCCGTTCGCACCGTCCCTCGGCGTACTGATCGCGCTGCGCGCCGTCCAGGGTGTCGCGCTGGCCGGGCTGCCGGCCTCGGCGATGGCGTTCCTGGCCGAGGAGGTACGCGCCAAGGCGCTGGTCGCGGCCATCGGCCTGTTCGTGGCGGGCAACAGCATCGGCGGCATGTCCGGCCGGATCGTGACCGGTTGGGTCGCCCAGGCGTGGGGCTGGCGGGCCGCGCTCGGCGCGGTCGGTGTGCTGGCCGTGGTGTGCGCGGTGACGTTCCGGCTGCTGGTGCCCAGGGCCCGGCACTTCGCCCCGCGTGCGGTGGGCCCGCGGGCGCTGGCCCGTACGCTCGGCGGGCACCTCGCCGACCCGCTGCTGCGCCGGCTGTACGGCATCGGCGCGCTGTTCATGACGGTCTTCGGCGCGGTCTACACGGTCATCGGGTACCGCCTGGTCGCCGAGCCGTTCAACCTCCCGCAGGGCATCGTCGGTTCGATCTTCGTGATCTATCTGGTCGGTACGGTCTCCTCGGCCGCGGCCGGCAAGCTGGTGGCCCGGGTGGTTCGCCGGGGCGCCCTCTACCTGGCCGTGGGCACCACCTCGACGGGGCTGCTGCTGAGCCTGTCCGACGCGGTGGGCGCGGTGCTGGCGGGCCTCGTCCTGATCACCGCCGGCTTCTTCGCGGGCCACGCGGTCGCCTCGTCCTCGGTCAGCCGCACCGCCAAGACGGCCCGCGCCCAGGCGTCGGCGCTCTACCAGTGCGCGTACTACGTCGGCAGCAGCCTGGGCGGTGCGCTGGGCGCCGCGGCCTTCCGCGCCGTCGGCTGGGAGGGCACCGTGCTGCTCGGCCTCGCGGCGATGCTCGGCGCGGCGTCGATCACCCTGTACGCCACCCGCAAGGCGATGGCCGAACGCCGGCTGCTCCACCTGGAGAGGGCCGCGTAA